From Streptomyces sp. NBC_00775, one genomic window encodes:
- a CDS encoding serine/threonine-protein kinase gives MSEDPGSERVIAGRYRLLSPLGEGGMGTVWRARDEVLQREVAVKEVRAPAGIPAHEVERMYARLEREAWAAARISNRNVVTVYDVAAEDGRPWIVMELVRGLALSDLLDAEGPLPPRRAAHIGAEVLAALRAAHEAGVLHRDVKPGNVLIANDGRIVLTDFGIAMVEGSSALTMTGEVIGSPEFLAPERALGRTPGPESDLWSLGVLLYAAVEGNSPFRQNTPLSTLRAIVDEPLPTPRRAGPLAPVIEGLLAKDPAERTSAEQAEHDLRLVAAGGTTPTTPLGPVPPTPDAPTLAAFGQPRMGPSGPSGPSGPPVPTGPHGPYDPTARTPASATPPEPARNRRAAVVLIAGLVALALALAGLTYALLNRDNGDGGQGNNTSSSSGSNNGAVGGGSSTEHSDSGTGSAGATGGSPPTSAPGGGQKTTTPPAQSVSVTVTGQRTDYSGACPPPSAQAPSFTATFTVGRVPVDVEYRWVTKTGDVTDPGWKTLSFPANGGKTQQKTVVATTYDTSGTFQNEISVEVRSPVHSTSNSVPFSITCATETPTDGASASTSP, from the coding sequence GTGTCCGAAGATCCGGGCAGTGAACGTGTGATCGCGGGGCGCTACCGCCTCCTGTCGCCCTTGGGCGAGGGTGGCATGGGAACGGTGTGGCGCGCCCGCGACGAGGTGTTGCAGCGCGAGGTCGCGGTGAAGGAGGTCCGCGCCCCGGCCGGAATTCCGGCGCACGAGGTCGAGCGGATGTACGCGCGCCTGGAGCGGGAGGCGTGGGCGGCCGCCCGGATCTCGAACCGCAATGTGGTGACGGTGTACGACGTGGCCGCCGAGGACGGCCGCCCGTGGATCGTGATGGAGCTGGTCCGCGGGCTCGCCCTCTCCGATCTGCTGGACGCCGAGGGCCCGTTGCCGCCGCGGCGTGCCGCGCACATCGGTGCCGAGGTGCTCGCCGCGCTGCGTGCCGCGCACGAGGCGGGTGTCCTGCACCGCGATGTGAAACCGGGCAATGTCCTGATCGCGAACGACGGGCGGATCGTCCTCACGGACTTCGGTATCGCGATGGTCGAGGGCAGTTCCGCGCTGACCATGACCGGCGAGGTCATCGGTTCGCCCGAATTCCTCGCTCCCGAGCGGGCGTTGGGCCGCACGCCAGGGCCCGAGTCGGACCTGTGGTCCCTCGGAGTGCTCCTTTACGCGGCGGTCGAGGGCAACTCGCCCTTCCGCCAGAACACTCCGCTGAGCACCCTGCGGGCCATCGTCGACGAGCCGCTGCCGACACCGCGCCGTGCGGGGCCTCTCGCCCCGGTCATCGAGGGGCTGCTCGCCAAGGATCCGGCCGAGCGGACGAGTGCCGAGCAGGCCGAGCACGATCTGCGGCTCGTGGCCGCGGGCGGCACCACACCCACCACGCCCCTGGGTCCGGTGCCCCCGACCCCCGACGCACCGACGCTCGCCGCGTTCGGCCAGCCTCGGATGGGACCATCGGGGCCATCGGGGCCATCGGGACCGCCGGTGCCCACGGGTCCCCACGGACCGTACGACCCGACGGCCAGGACTCCGGCGTCGGCCACGCCGCCCGAGCCCGCCCGCAACCGCCGCGCCGCCGTCGTCCTGATCGCGGGCCTGGTCGCGCTCGCGCTCGCCCTCGCCGGACTGACGTACGCCCTGCTGAACCGCGACAACGGAGACGGCGGTCAGGGCAACAACACGAGCAGCAGCAGCGGTTCCAACAACGGGGCGGTCGGCGGGGGTTCGAGCACGGAACACAGCGACAGCGGGACCGGCAGCGCCGGCGCGACCGGCGGAAGTCCGCCCACCAGCGCCCCCGGTGGCGGCCAGAAGACCACCACCCCGCCGGCGCAGTCGGTGAGTGTGACGGTCACGGGTCAGCGCACCGACTACTCCGGCGCCTGCCCGCCGCCCTCCGCCCAGGCGCCCTCCTTCACCGCGACGTTCACGGTGGGCCGCGTGCCGGTGGACGTCGAGTACCGCTGGGTGACGAAGACGGGTGACGTGACCGATCCGGGCTGGAAGACGCTCTCGTTCCCGGCGAACGGCGGCAAGACGCAGCAGAAGACGGTCGTGGCGACCACGTACGACACGAGCGGGACCTTCCAGAACGAGATCAGTGTCGAGGTCCGGTCCCCGGTGCACTCGACGTCCAACTCCGTGCCGTTCTCGATCACTTGCGCGACGGAGACCCCGACGGACGGGGCCTCCGCTTCCACATCACCATAG
- a CDS encoding urease accessory protein UreH domain-containing protein, which translates to MRARRLFASCAAVFSAACALVLVPTGHASAHPLGNFTVNRYDGLVAAPGQLRVGHVEDLAEIPATQAKPGIQKLGMTEWARQRCASAANGSKVTVGGREVPLTVGASHARVRPGQAGLNTLRVECELTASLPKKGTLAVGFHSAGADRGPGWREITARGDRMTLTSSDVPKKSVSQELTTYPKALLSSPADTATASLRIRPGGPALVEERRDAPAASVLPRGADRWTEALNNLVARHDLTFGFAALALVIAVALGALHALAPGHGKTLMAATAAARGGRAGLRDVLPLAASVTVTHTLGVVALGLLVTAGSAAAPSVIAWLGMASGVLVTIAGATLVRRVWRNRTHGHGHIRGSGHTHAHGEGHDHGHDHGHTHDHGHAHSHTHDHEHEHGDQSHQHAEQHERPLVLAHAHASAETTGHSTPHTPPLEHTHTPSPHTHSPTLEHTHGGFTHTHSIAPTVRGTILLGFAGGLVPSPSAVVVLVGAAALGQAWFGFLLVLAYGVGLALTLTAAGFAVVKLGGGMTRALARRPRWAEGRTAVLIRRTAPLGSALVVVALGAGLVFRGAASVLG; encoded by the coding sequence GTGCGGGCCCGTCGGCTGTTCGCCTCCTGCGCGGCCGTCTTCTCCGCCGCCTGCGCGCTCGTGCTCGTCCCCACCGGGCACGCGAGCGCGCATCCGCTGGGGAACTTCACCGTCAACCGGTACGACGGGCTCGTCGCCGCCCCCGGGCAGCTGCGGGTCGGCCATGTCGAGGACCTCGCGGAGATCCCGGCCACGCAGGCCAAGCCCGGCATCCAGAAGCTCGGTATGACCGAGTGGGCCCGGCAGCGCTGCGCGTCGGCCGCGAACGGCAGCAAGGTCACCGTCGGCGGGCGCGAGGTACCGCTCACGGTCGGCGCGAGCCACGCGCGCGTACGGCCCGGGCAGGCGGGGCTCAACACCCTGCGCGTGGAGTGCGAGTTGACGGCGTCGCTGCCGAAGAAGGGCACCCTTGCCGTGGGCTTCCACAGCGCCGGGGCGGACCGGGGGCCCGGCTGGCGCGAGATCACCGCGCGCGGCGACCGGATGACACTCACCTCGTCGGACGTACCGAAGAAGTCGGTGTCCCAGGAGCTGACCACCTACCCGAAGGCGCTGCTCTCCTCACCGGCCGACACCGCGACCGCGTCCCTGCGGATCCGCCCCGGCGGCCCCGCCCTCGTCGAGGAGCGGCGTGACGCGCCGGCCGCCTCCGTACTGCCGCGCGGCGCCGACCGCTGGACCGAGGCCCTGAACAACCTCGTGGCCCGCCACGACCTCACCTTCGGTTTCGCCGCGCTGGCCCTGGTCATCGCTGTCGCCCTGGGCGCGCTGCACGCACTCGCGCCGGGCCACGGCAAGACCCTGATGGCCGCGACGGCCGCGGCCCGGGGCGGCCGGGCAGGCCTGCGCGACGTCCTGCCGCTGGCCGCGTCGGTGACGGTCACCCACACCCTGGGCGTGGTCGCGCTCGGCCTCCTGGTCACGGCCGGTTCGGCCGCGGCGCCCTCCGTGATCGCCTGGCTCGGCATGGCGAGCGGCGTCCTGGTGACGATCGCGGGCGCGACGCTGGTACGCCGGGTCTGGCGCAACCGTACGCACGGGCACGGGCACATCCGCGGGTCGGGCCACACGCACGCGCACGGCGAAGGCCACGACCACGGACACGATCACGGCCACACGCACGACCACGGTCACGCGCACAGCCACACACACGACCACGAGCACGAGCACGGGGACCAGTCGCACCAGCACGCCGAACAGCACGAACGCCCCCTGGTGCTGGCGCACGCCCACGCCTCCGCGGAGACGACCGGTCACAGCACCCCCCACACACCGCCCCTGGAACACACCCACACACCCAGCCCTCACACCCACTCCCCCACCCTCGAACACACCCACGGCGGCTTCACCCACACCCACTCCATCGCCCCCACCGTCCGCGGCACGATCCTCCTGGGCTTCGCCGGCGGGCTCGTGCCCAGTCCCTCCGCCGTGGTCGTGCTCGTCGGCGCCGCGGCCCTGGGACAGGCGTGGTTCGGCTTTCTCCTCGTCCTCGCGTACGGCGTCGGGCTCGCCCTCACGCTCACGGCGGCCGGGTTCGCCGTCGTCAAGCTGGGCGGCGGGATGACCCGGGCCCTGGCCAGGCGCCCACGCTGGGCCGAGGGGCGAACCGCGGTCCTGATCCGCAGGACCGCACCTCTGGGATCGGCGTTGGTCGTCGTAGCCCTTGGGGCTGGATTGGTGTTCAGGGGGGCGGCATCCGTACTCGGTTGA
- a CDS encoding tetratricopeptide repeat protein — MSPRTNESAPESERGEPSVATPEADAVDTTSAPGDSEGAMAVPGESTGATEVPGDSAGATDAPSDSARVTEVSDDERVAAVRRLSTSGRRWRGVQLAFCATALAVAMTAGAVVLGAVRDGGNGGTSTVASASSGISPQLLASGDLDASITALQAHLRTQPKDFGGWATLGLAYVEQARTKGDPSRYPQAQQALDRSLKLRPGNESALAGRAALAAARHDFTGALKYADRVLKENPYSERALSSRIDALVELGRYDDASKAAEVADSRRPGVPVFTRYAYVRELRGDVKTARRVLELALSTASTRGDVSYVATALGQLAWNQGDYDTALMYYARALAADDTYLPALEGRARAQAAQGDRAAAIRGMEQIVDRYPLPQPLVELGELYEARGKAGDAQKAREQYSLVNAWVSIARANGVNADLDTALAAADHGDRKAALKAARAEWARRHTVHTADALAWALHVNGRDAEALPYAREATATGYRNASFLYHRGVIERATGHTKEARASLKSALDLNPGFSPLGAREARKALEAVK, encoded by the coding sequence ATGTCCCCGCGTACGAACGAGAGCGCGCCGGAGAGCGAACGCGGCGAGCCGTCGGTCGCCACGCCCGAGGCGGACGCCGTGGACACCACGAGCGCGCCCGGCGACTCCGAGGGGGCCATGGCGGTGCCCGGCGAATCCACCGGAGCCACGGAGGTGCCGGGCGATTCCGCGGGAGCCACGGATGCGCCCAGCGACTCTGCGCGCGTCACGGAGGTGTCCGACGACGAGCGCGTCGCCGCCGTCCGCCGGCTGTCCACGTCCGGGCGTCGCTGGCGGGGCGTCCAACTCGCCTTCTGCGCCACCGCGTTGGCGGTCGCCATGACGGCGGGCGCCGTCGTGCTCGGGGCCGTCCGGGACGGCGGCAACGGCGGAACCTCCACGGTCGCCTCCGCTTCCAGCGGCATATCGCCGCAGTTGCTCGCCAGTGGGGATCTGGACGCGAGCATCACGGCCCTGCAGGCCCATCTGCGGACCCAGCCCAAGGACTTCGGCGGCTGGGCGACGCTTGGACTCGCCTACGTGGAGCAGGCCCGCACGAAGGGCGACCCCTCCCGCTATCCGCAGGCGCAACAGGCGCTCGACCGCTCCCTGAAGCTGCGCCCCGGCAACGAATCCGCGCTCGCGGGACGCGCGGCCCTCGCCGCGGCGCGGCACGACTTCACCGGCGCCCTGAAGTACGCGGACCGGGTCCTGAAGGAGAACCCCTACAGCGAGCGCGCCCTCTCCTCCCGCATCGACGCACTCGTCGAACTCGGGCGCTACGACGACGCGTCGAAGGCCGCCGAGGTGGCCGACTCACGCCGCCCGGGCGTGCCCGTCTTCACGCGCTACGCCTATGTGCGCGAACTGCGCGGCGACGTGAAGACCGCCCGCCGGGTCCTCGAGCTGGCGCTCAGCACGGCGAGCACCCGCGGCGACGTCTCGTACGTGGCGACCGCGCTCGGCCAGCTCGCCTGGAACCAGGGCGACTACGACACCGCCCTCATGTACTACGCACGCGCCCTCGCCGCCGACGACACCTACCTTCCCGCGCTCGAAGGCCGCGCCCGCGCCCAGGCGGCACAGGGCGACCGCGCGGCGGCGATCCGCGGCATGGAGCAGATCGTGGACCGCTATCCGCTGCCCCAGCCCCTCGTCGAACTGGGCGAGTTGTACGAGGCGCGCGGCAAGGCGGGCGACGCCCAGAAGGCCCGCGAGCAGTACTCCCTGGTCAACGCCTGGGTCTCGATCGCCCGCGCCAACGGTGTCAACGCCGACCTCGACACCGCCCTGGCCGCCGCCGACCACGGCGACCGCAAGGCCGCGCTCAAGGCGGCCCGCGCCGAATGGGCCCGCCGCCACACCGTGCACACCGCGGACGCCCTCGCCTGGGCGCTGCACGTGAACGGCCGCGACGCGGAGGCCCTGCCGTACGCCCGCGAGGCCACGGCCACCGGCTACCGCAACGCGTCCTTCCTCTATCACCGCGGCGTGATCGAGCGCGCCACCGGTCACACGAAGGAGGCCCGCGCCTCACTGAAGTCGGCCCTCGACCTCAACCCGGGCTTCTCACCGCTGGGCGCCCGTGAGGCCCGTAAGGCTCTGGAGGCCGTCAAGTGA